The following proteins are co-located in the Nocardioides piscis genome:
- a CDS encoding sulfate ABC transporter substrate-binding protein, with amino-acid sequence MFNPRSGSRPLVAASLTGLLALTACSTASEGASEGTGTSIDLVAYSTPETAYDEITENFSTTDEGEGVEFSTSYGPSGDQSRAVEGGQPADYVNFSLESDVTRLVDAGIVADDWQGGEHEGIVADSVVVIVTRPGNPLGINGWEDIVEPGVEIVSPNPGSSGGARWNLLAAYGHALAVNDGDEKAARDYLVDFFTNAVALPGSARDALTSFTSGVGDVLISYENEAILARQNGEEIDYVVPDETLLIETPGAVTQDAEPAAQAFLDYLYTEEAQASFLKYGYRPVVDGVTGEVEGANDPADPFPTPKTLFTVADDFGGWPAASEKFFADGEDGEPLGLVAEVQQETGKLGE; translated from the coding sequence ATGTTCAACCCCCGCAGTGGCTCCCGGCCGCTCGTTGCCGCGTCGCTCACCGGCCTGCTGGCCCTGACCGCCTGCTCGACCGCCTCGGAAGGTGCGAGCGAGGGGACTGGCACCTCGATCGACCTGGTCGCCTACTCCACTCCCGAGACCGCGTACGACGAGATCACCGAGAACTTCTCGACCACCGACGAAGGGGAGGGCGTGGAGTTCAGCACGTCCTACGGCCCGTCGGGCGACCAGAGCCGGGCCGTCGAGGGCGGGCAGCCGGCCGACTACGTCAACTTCTCCCTGGAGAGCGACGTGACCCGCCTCGTGGACGCCGGCATCGTCGCCGACGACTGGCAGGGCGGCGAGCACGAGGGCATCGTCGCCGACTCGGTGGTGGTGATCGTGACCCGTCCGGGCAACCCGCTCGGGATCAACGGCTGGGAGGACATCGTGGAGCCGGGAGTCGAGATCGTCTCGCCCAACCCGGGCTCGTCCGGCGGTGCCCGCTGGAACCTGCTGGCTGCCTACGGGCACGCCCTGGCGGTCAACGACGGCGACGAGAAGGCGGCGCGCGACTACCTCGTGGACTTCTTCACCAACGCCGTCGCCCTTCCCGGCTCGGCCCGTGACGCGCTCACCAGCTTCACCAGCGGGGTCGGCGACGTGCTGATCTCCTATGAGAACGAGGCGATCCTGGCGCGCCAGAACGGCGAGGAGATCGACTACGTCGTCCCCGACGAGACCCTGCTCATCGAGACCCCCGGGGCGGTGACGCAGGACGCCGAGCCCGCGGCCCAGGCCTTCCTCGACTACCTCTACACCGAGGAGGCGCAGGCGAGCTTCCTCAAGTACGGCTACCGCCCCGTCGTGGACGGCGTGACCGGTGAGGTCGAGGGTGCCAACGACCCGGCCGACCCGTTCCCGACGCCGAAGACGCTGTTCACCGTCGCCGACGACTTCGGTGGCTGGCCGGCGGCGTCGGAGAAGTTCTTCGCCGACGGCGAGGACGGGGAGCCCCTCGGCCTCGTGGCCGAGGTGCAGCAGGAGACCGGGAAGCTCGGCGAGTAG
- the cysT gene encoding sulfate ABC transporter permease subunit CysT, with the protein MTTALLGPSSSPAGEASAIRPPRRRRRSGPRNTLTPGAGLGLGLAMIWFSLLVLIPLVAIVVTAGEGGWDAYFRVLASDQTWAAVKLTVLQSLKVTAVNVVVGTVIAWVLVRDRFPGKSLLNVVIDVPFALPTIVAGLVLLSLYGPQSPLGLEWANTERAVLLALAFVTLPFIVRTVQPVLEELDVDVEEAAASLGASRPTILRRIILPSLAPAIAAGAALSFARAISEYGSLVLLSGNLPFRTEVVSVRVLSFIENGNTQAAAALASVMLAVALVVIVGLDIVQRRVADRG; encoded by the coding sequence ATGACGACAGCCCTTCTGGGCCCGTCGAGCAGTCCCGCCGGGGAGGCGTCCGCCATACGACCTCCCCGGCGGCGACGCCGGTCCGGGCCGCGCAACACGCTCACTCCGGGAGCCGGGCTGGGCCTGGGCCTGGCCATGATCTGGTTCAGCCTGCTCGTCCTGATCCCGCTCGTCGCCATCGTGGTCACCGCGGGCGAGGGTGGCTGGGACGCCTACTTCCGCGTGCTGGCCAGCGACCAGACCTGGGCTGCGGTGAAGCTGACGGTGCTGCAGTCGCTCAAGGTGACGGCCGTCAACGTCGTCGTCGGGACCGTCATCGCCTGGGTGCTGGTTCGTGACCGCTTCCCGGGCAAGTCGCTCCTCAATGTCGTCATCGACGTGCCGTTCGCGCTGCCGACGATCGTCGCCGGACTGGTGCTCCTGTCGTTGTACGGCCCGCAGAGCCCGCTCGGGCTCGAGTGGGCCAACACCGAGCGGGCCGTGCTGCTGGCCCTCGCCTTCGTGACGCTGCCGTTCATCGTGCGCACCGTGCAACCGGTGCTCGAGGAGCTCGACGTCGACGTGGAAGAAGCAGCGGCCTCCTTGGGCGCGAGCCGTCCGACCATCCTGAGACGGATCATCCTGCCCAGCCTGGCGCCGGCGATCGCCGCCGGCGCGGCGCTCTCCTTCGCCCGTGCGATCAGCGAGTACGGCTCGCTGGTGCTGCTGTCCGGCAACCTGCCGTTCCGCACGGAGGTCGTGTCGGTCCGGGTCTTGAGCTTCATCGAGAACGGCAACACGCAGGCCGCGGCCGCCCTGGCCTCGGTGATGCTCGCGGTGGCCCTCGTGGTCATCGTTGGTCTCGACATCGTCCAGCGGAGGGTGGCCGACCGTGGTTAG